From one Ooceraea biroi isolate clonal line C1 chromosome 7, Obir_v5.4, whole genome shotgun sequence genomic stretch:
- the LOC105279290 gene encoding LOW QUALITY PROTEIN: nose resistant to fluoxetine protein 6-like (The sequence of the model RefSeq protein was modified relative to this genomic sequence to represent the inferred CDS: substituted 1 base at 1 genomic stop codon), producing the protein MVKQMVAYVSTLVLLLITDSYSFVQFEHTCSALKQCTSNTENYFDKWADPKDTSDINYYNEHHSIHQEVFYPINLPLLPILFARSEYLPNGQCKEDSRLFFNELRNETLWAVQMFDSSSKYPDGILYGNTRHLGNFDECYNLQVDVRENSGNDKITGRYCLVDLQYQRKNASVSRNIVRKPFISDFDPKGTFWDAIEVYERGNPYRIRRYFLQLALCVPSACSAEDVETVLKSSIETINKNNNIEIQITVDKNFCQAAVEASNSVAGERIYCILMLSWLILIIVATWFDNELENNESSMSGFRKTILCFSARRNWKNIFQHNYFDPGMDSIHLLRFLCILIIIHIHFLFEVIVIPMNNFSYIEKVVVNPLAIIITNGFVLTDIFLGISAVLVTYQLLKNLDRQKRLNFFTNILFRYFRLTPSYMTVIFFHAWVLPHLGSGPFWKHEIEQESTRCATNWXTNLLYINNYVKSTELCMFQSWYLSVNFQFFILNQFIIYAFWRMSRKIGYFFLGTLTFASCLIPFIAAYSYGAVPVLMYYCTILSHFNFFSAHKLEDITYFLEYYIKTHMRAPGNLIGVIAGAILYDHGRIKWRLSKFWSHILVIPLPVIRIAAFHVWTHKLFIPYGNWSIFENAFYALWFRLIPALCICTMIVVLSTGSQLELYYNFFTPRWAQPLAVLTYGVYLIADTFHVFHIGQTRSAKMFSCFNVMWETMPILITSFAVSFFITICIEMPFRQLAKQFYSSKKQ; encoded by the exons ATGGTGAAACAAATGGTAGCTTACGTTAGCACATTAGTATTGCTGCTAATAACGGATTCGTACAGTTTTGTACAGTTTGAGCATACCTGTTCTGCGTTGAAACAATGTACATCAAAtacggaaaattattttgacaaGTGGGCAGATCCAAAAGACACctcagatattaattattataacgaaCATCATTCTATACATCAGGAAGTATTTTATCCTATCAATTTACCATTATTACCCATACTTTTTGCTCGGTCAGAATATCTGCCAAATGGACAATGCAAGGAAGATTCACGACTGTTCTTCAACGAGTTACGAAATGAAACTTTGTGGGCCGTGCAAA tGTTCGattcttcatcaaaatatcCGGATGGGATATTGTACGGTAATACGAGGCATTTAGGTAATTTTGATGAATGTTACAATTTGCAAGTTGATGTTAGAGAAAATAGCGGCAACGATAAAATTACTGGTAGATATTGTTTAGTCGATCTTCAGTATCAAAGGAAAAATGCATCAGTGTCTCGTAACATTGTTCGTAAGCCATTTATATCAGATTTCGATCCAAAAGGAACTTTCTGGGACGCGATAGAGGTATAT GAAAGAGGAAATCCTTATCGCATTCGTCGATATTTCCTGCAATTAGCTCTTTGCGTACCATCAGCTTGTAGTGCAGAAGACGTGGAAACAGTGTTAAAGAGCTCTATAGAAACGATCAATAAGAACAATAACATCGAGATACAGATAACAGTTGACAAAAATTTTTGCCAAGCGGCTGTAGAAGCATCTAATTCTGTTGCTGGCGAAAGGATTTATTG CATTTTAATGTTGAGTTGGCTGATTTTAATAATCGTTGCAACTTGGTTTGACAATgaattggaaaataatgaatcAAGTATGTCAGGGTTTCGAAAGACTATACTCTGCTTCTCAGCTCGgagaaattggaaaaatatttttcaacataaTTACTTTGATCCAGGGATGGATAGCATACATCTATTGCGATTTTTGTGTATACTTATTATAATACACATACATTTTCTGTTCGAAGTCATCGTTATTCCGATGAATAATTTCTCCTATATTGAAAAA GTTGTGGTCAACCCATTGGCTATAATCATTACAAATGGATTTGTGCTGACAGATATATTCCTTGGTATATCTGCTGTTCTAGTCACATATCAGTTACTAAAGAACCTAGATCGACAGAAACGACTCAATTTTTTCACCAACATTCTATTTAGATATTTCAG ATTAACGCCGTCTTACATGACAGTAATCTTTTTTCATGCTTGGGTCTTGCCACATCTCGGTTCGGGACCTTTTTGGAAGCATGAAATCGAGCAAGAGAGCACACGATGTGCCACTAATTGGTGAACTAATCTGTTATACatcaataattatgtaaaatcaaCAGAACTT TGTATGTTTCAATCATGGTATTTATCtgtcaattttcaatttttcattcttaatcaatttataatttacgcATTCTGGCGCATGTCACGTAAAATCGGATACTTCTTCCTCGGAACGCTAACGTTTGCTAGTTGTCTGATACCATTTATTGCAGCATATTCTTATGGTGCAGTACCTGTCTTGATGTAC TACTGCACAATATTAAGTCATTTTAACTTTTTCAGCGCGCATAAACTAGAAGATATAACTTATTttcttgaatattatataaaaacacatATGCGTGCACCTGGAAATCTCATTGGTGTAATCGCTGGTGCAATACTTTATGATCATGGAAGAATAAAATGGCGACTGTCAAAA TTCTGGTCACACATACTGGTGATACCGTTGCCGGTGATTAGAATCGCTGCTTTTCACGTATGGACACATAAACTCTTTATACCATATGGTAATtggtcaatttttgaaaatgcattttatgcaTTGTGGTTTAGATTGATACCAGCATTGTGTATCTGCACAATGATAGTTGTACTATCTACTGGTAGCCAATTAG aattgtattataatttttttactccTCGCTGGGCTCAACCATTGGCAGTATTGACTTACGGAGTCTATCTCATCGCTGATACATTCCACGTTTTTCACATTGGACAAACCAGAAGTGCCAAAATGTTTTCCTGTTTTaatgta ATGTGGGAAACTATGCcgattttaattacatctttTGCGGTCTCTTTTTTCATCACGATATGCATCGAGATGCCATTTAGACAATTGGCAAAACAGTTCTACTCTTCGAAGAAACAATAA